One region of Thermovenabulum gondwanense genomic DNA includes:
- a CDS encoding HAD family hydrolase — MQKKYVIFDVDGTLIASEHVTLESLKVTMKDLYERDLEDEEIEFAIWLPGQYSLEKLKIERVEETLRIWFENIKRFAHKAYLYPGVKELLQKLKLQGFKLGIVSARYDYEIFEDDKLKEVLEYFDVIVPYSSHLKPKPHTDQLEIALRKLKALKSEAVYVGDTMVDYECAKNAGVDFILANWGERDKLKYFEEKPVKICRKPQELWNYLK; from the coding sequence ATGCAAAAAAAATACGTAATCTTCGACGTGGATGGAACGCTGATAGCCAGCGAACATGTAACCTTAGAAAGTCTCAAGGTAACAATGAAAGACCTCTATGAGAGAGATTTAGAGGATGAAGAAATTGAATTCGCCATCTGGCTTCCGGGACAGTATTCCTTAGAAAAATTAAAAATTGAAAGAGTTGAGGAAACTTTAAGGATTTGGTTTGAAAACATAAAAAGATTTGCCCATAAAGCTTATTTATACCCCGGGGTAAAGGAACTTTTACAAAAATTAAAATTACAGGGCTTCAAACTGGGAATAGTTTCGGCCAGATACGATTACGAAATCTTTGAAGATGATAAATTAAAAGAAGTATTGGAATACTTTGATGTTATTGTACCTTACAGCAGCCATTTAAAACCTAAACCCCATACCGATCAATTGGAAATTGCCTTAAGAAAGTTAAAGGCATTAAAAAGCGAAGCGGTATATGTGGGGGATACCATGGTGGATTATGAATGTGCTAAAAATGCCGGGGTGGATTTTATCCTTGCCAATTGGGGGGAAAGGGATAAGTTAAAATATTTTGAAGAAAAACCTGTTAAAATATGCAGGAAGCCACAGGAATTATGGAATTATTTAAAGTAA
- the purL gene encoding phosphoribosylformylglycinamidine synthase subunit PurL, translated as MLKEALKLGLNENEYSEIVNTLKREPNHVELGMYSVMWSEHCSYKNSKKYLKRFPTKGERVLVGPGENAGIVDIGDGLAVVLKIESHNHPSAVEPYQGAATGVGGIIRDIVAMGARPIALLDSLRFGNLKNPRVKYLFSNVVAGIGDYGNSVGIPTVGGETYFSDEYDENPLVNAMCVGIIKKDEIKRGTARGVGNSVMLVGALTGRDGIHGASFASEELSEDSKEKRPSVQVGDPFMEKLLIEACLEVLKFDFVVGIQDLGAAGLTSACSETAARAGTGIEIDVDLVPKREEGMTPYEVMLSESQERMLLIVKEGYEEEVIKAFKKWDLNAVKIGKVTDDGMLRVLEKGQKIAEVPAKSLAEGAPQVIHEIREPIVQEEKDIVNVKVPEELNEVFKILLSLPNIADKSLVYHQYDYMVRTDTVVAPGSDAAVLRVKGTKKGLALTCDCNAFYCYLDPYEGGKQAVAEAARNIVVSGAAPLAITDCLNFGNPEKNEVIYQFAKCIEGMAEAAEYFKIPVVSGNVSFYNESKNKAVLPTPVVGMVGLMEDILKHTTQSFKKQGDLVILIGENTEELGGSEYLKNVHKIRYGKPPKVDLKKEKLVQDFCLKAIELGLLRSAHDVSEGGLAVALAECAITGGFGFKGDIYTSLREDAVLFGEAQSRIIVSIDEKEFSTFKRLAEEEGIIYQVLGFVDKDSFEITVKNNRMRKISLGLDEISYIWRNSLKWALEK; from the coding sequence ATGCTGAAAGAAGCACTAAAATTAGGTTTAAATGAAAACGAATACAGCGAAATTGTAAATACCCTGAAAAGAGAGCCCAATCATGTGGAACTTGGAATGTATTCGGTAATGTGGTCGGAACACTGCAGCTATAAAAATTCAAAAAAATACCTGAAAAGATTTCCTACGAAGGGAGAAAGGGTTCTGGTAGGCCCTGGTGAAAATGCCGGAATAGTGGATATCGGGGATGGCTTAGCGGTAGTTTTGAAAATCGAAAGTCATAATCACCCTTCTGCGGTTGAGCCTTACCAAGGAGCAGCAACGGGAGTGGGTGGCATAATTCGCGATATTGTGGCAATGGGAGCAAGACCAATTGCTTTGCTCGATTCTCTGAGATTTGGAAATCTGAAAAACCCCAGGGTCAAATATCTTTTCAGCAATGTTGTAGCGGGCATAGGTGATTACGGTAATTCGGTAGGCATCCCTACTGTGGGTGGTGAAACTTATTTCAGCGATGAATATGATGAAAATCCCCTGGTTAATGCTATGTGCGTTGGAATTATTAAAAAGGACGAAATAAAAAGGGGAACCGCAAGGGGTGTGGGCAACTCCGTAATGCTGGTTGGGGCTTTGACGGGAAGGGATGGCATACATGGTGCCAGTTTTGCTTCGGAAGAACTTTCGGAAGATTCCAAGGAAAAAAGGCCTTCCGTTCAGGTGGGAGACCCCTTTATGGAAAAACTTTTGATTGAGGCATGCCTGGAAGTGCTGAAATTCGATTTTGTGGTGGGAATACAGGATTTAGGTGCTGCCGGTTTAACTTCAGCCTGTTCGGAAACTGCCGCAAGAGCGGGAACGGGAATAGAAATAGATGTGGATCTGGTGCCCAAAAGGGAAGAGGGGATGACCCCCTATGAAGTGATGCTATCGGAATCCCAGGAAAGAATGCTATTGATAGTAAAAGAAGGGTACGAAGAGGAAGTCATCAAGGCTTTTAAAAAATGGGATCTGAATGCCGTCAAGATCGGAAAAGTTACCGATGACGGGATGCTAAGGGTCCTGGAAAAAGGTCAAAAAATTGCTGAAGTACCGGCAAAATCCCTGGCAGAAGGGGCGCCTCAAGTAATTCACGAGATAAGGGAACCTATAGTGCAGGAAGAAAAGGATATTGTAAATGTAAAAGTCCCTGAAGAATTAAATGAGGTTTTTAAAATTCTTTTATCTTTGCCGAATATTGCCGATAAATCTCTCGTTTATCATCAGTATGACTACATGGTAAGGACGGATACGGTGGTAGCTCCGGGTTCGGATGCGGCAGTTTTGAGGGTAAAAGGCACCAAAAAAGGGCTTGCTTTGACCTGTGACTGCAATGCTTTTTATTGTTATTTGGACCCCTATGAAGGCGGGAAACAGGCGGTTGCTGAAGCAGCAAGAAACATAGTTGTGAGCGGAGCAGCTCCTTTAGCCATAACCGATTGCCTTAATTTTGGGAATCCCGAAAAAAATGAGGTTATTTACCAGTTTGCAAAGTGCATCGAGGGCATGGCCGAAGCTGCAGAATATTTTAAAATACCGGTGGTAAGCGGAAATGTAAGCTTCTACAATGAATCGAAGAATAAGGCGGTTCTTCCAACCCCGGTGGTAGGAATGGTAGGGTTGATGGAGGATATATTAAAACATACCACTCAATCTTTCAAAAAACAGGGAGACCTGGTTATTTTAATTGGCGAAAATACCGAAGAACTGGGCGGTAGTGAGTATTTAAAGAATGTTCATAAAATCAGATATGGAAAGCCTCCAAAGGTAGACCTAAAAAAAGAAAAATTGGTACAGGATTTTTGCTTGAAAGCAATAGAGCTTGGGCTACTACGGTCAGCTCATGATGTATCCGAAGGAGGGCTCGCTGTAGCTCTGGCTGAATGTGCCATAACCGGAGGTTTTGGATTTAAAGGAGATATTTATACCTCCCTGCGCGAGGATGCCGTGCTTTTCGGTGAAGCTCAGTCAAGGATAATAGTAAGCATAGATGAAAAAGAGTTTTCTACATTTAAAAGACTGGCCGAAGAAGAAGGGATTATTTATCAGGTCCTTGGCTTCGTAGATAAGGATAGCTTTGAGATTACGGTAAAAAATAACAGGATGAGGAAAATTTCACTGGGATTAGATGAAATTTCATATATTTGGAGGAATTCCTTAAAATGGGCTTTGGAGAAATAA
- the purS gene encoding phosphoribosylformylglycinamidine synthase subunit PurS yields MYYAEIRVMYKKGVLDPQGQAVKGALHHLGFSKVNDVSIGRVIFLKLEAQSKEEAQKTVREMCESLLANPVIEDFTYTIMEEEK; encoded by the coding sequence ATGTACTATGCGGAAATAAGGGTCATGTACAAAAAGGGCGTTTTAGACCCTCAGGGACAAGCCGTTAAGGGAGCCTTGCATCACTTAGGATTTTCTAAGGTTAATGATGTGAGCATAGGGAGGGTAATTTTTCTGAAATTGGAAGCCCAATCCAAGGAAGAAGCCCAAAAGACTGTAAGGGAAATGTGCGAAAGCCTTCTTGCAAATCCCGTAATTGAAGATTTTACCTATACAATTATGGAGGAAGAAAAATGA
- the purC gene encoding phosphoribosylaminoimidazolesuccinocarboxamide synthase yields MEKLELLYEGKAKKVYKTSDPSLLIMEFKDDATAFDGKKKGVIEDKGILNCRISTIFFELLGEKGIDTHFVKRLNDREMLVKSVKILPIEVIVRNIAAGSMAKRYGIEEGFELKRPVLEFCLKDDRLGDPMINNYHLIALGIAREEQLKKIEEMAFNVNNILKEYLMAKGILLVDFKLEFGEKDGNILLADEISPDTCRFWDINTKEKLDKDRFRRDLGNIIEAYREVYSRLKN; encoded by the coding sequence ATGGAAAAATTAGAGCTCCTTTACGAAGGTAAAGCCAAAAAGGTTTATAAAACTTCCGATCCATCCTTATTGATAATGGAATTTAAAGATGATGCCACAGCTTTTGATGGAAAGAAAAAAGGGGTAATAGAAGACAAAGGAATTTTAAACTGCAGAATTTCTACCATATTTTTTGAGCTTCTGGGGGAAAAAGGAATTGATACTCATTTTGTAAAAAGGCTAAATGACAGGGAGATGCTTGTAAAATCAGTTAAAATCCTCCCCATAGAAGTGATAGTGAGAAACATAGCCGCAGGAAGTATGGCCAAAAGATACGGTATTGAGGAAGGATTTGAATTGAAAAGGCCGGTTCTTGAATTCTGTTTAAAGGATGACAGATTGGGTGACCCCATGATTAACAATTACCACCTTATAGCCCTGGGGATAGCCAGAGAAGAACAATTAAAAAAGATAGAAGAGATGGCCTTCAATGTAAACAATATTTTAAAAGAATATTTAATGGCTAAAGGTATCCTCCTGGTGGACTTTAAACTCGAATTCGGGGAAAAGGACGGGAATATACTTCTGGCTGACGAAATTTCTCCCGATACCTGCCGTTTCTGGGACATTAATACAAAAGAAAAATTGGATAAAGATAGGTTCAGAAGGGACCTGGGTAATATTATAGAAGCCTACAGGGAAGTTTACAGCAGGTTAAAAAATTAA
- a CDS encoding IS110 family transposase, whose product MAQVIFAGIDVSASKLDIVCIDENGNQLSPARSFPNNAEGANELINALVSLAAKSNVSRLNLGLEATSIFSIPLRDFLMDAPQLKPFSVQVYEINPSLVAGFKKAFGSRLPKTDAIDAYIIAERLRFGHLTPYSHEASVTAPLRQLTRLRLHLVDLLVEEKNRALNLLFLRFSNYKQDNPFSNAFGKASVEVLKEFTPDEIAQISVEELAEFIQSHGKNRFANSEEIASALKQAARRAYRLNSKMQQACEIALSLTLQNIEHLKRQIKSLDKVISRELKAIPQTLTTVKGLGEVSAAGIIAEIGDIKRFKNEASLAQYAGLTWTRYQSGDFDAEERRLTKSGNKYLRYYLVMAANSLRVHNEEYKAYYKTKYQEVQKHQHKRALVLTARKLVRLVFALLSKGQIYKGTVRS is encoded by the coding sequence TTGGCTCAGGTCATCTTTGCAGGCATCGATGTCAGCGCCTCTAAGCTGGATATCGTTTGCATCGATGAAAATGGCAACCAGCTTTCTCCCGCTAGGTCTTTCCCTAATAACGCCGAGGGCGCAAATGAGTTGATAAATGCTTTAGTTTCATTAGCAGCTAAGTCCAATGTCTCCCGGCTTAACCTTGGATTAGAAGCTACTTCTATCTTCAGTATCCCACTCCGAGATTTCCTTATGGATGCCCCTCAGTTAAAGCCTTTTTCGGTCCAGGTGTATGAAATTAACCCTTCTCTTGTGGCTGGCTTTAAAAAGGCTTTCGGCTCCAGACTTCCTAAAACCGATGCTATTGACGCTTATATAATCGCTGAAAGGCTGCGCTTTGGACATCTTACTCCATACAGCCATGAAGCTTCTGTTACAGCACCTTTGCGCCAGCTTACAAGGCTCAGATTACACCTTGTCGACCTCCTCGTGGAGGAGAAAAATCGGGCTTTGAATCTCCTCTTTTTGAGGTTTTCTAATTACAAACAGGACAACCCTTTCAGCAATGCCTTCGGCAAGGCTTCTGTTGAGGTCCTAAAAGAATTTACTCCTGATGAGATAGCTCAAATATCCGTAGAAGAACTGGCGGAGTTTATTCAGTCCCACGGAAAAAATAGGTTCGCTAATTCCGAGGAAATCGCCAGTGCCTTAAAGCAAGCCGCAAGGCGTGCTTACCGCCTAAACTCTAAAATGCAGCAGGCCTGCGAGATAGCTCTTTCTTTAACTCTTCAAAACATTGAGCATCTCAAAAGGCAGATTAAAAGCCTTGATAAGGTGATTTCTAGAGAGCTTAAGGCTATTCCTCAAACTCTCACTACGGTCAAGGGTTTAGGCGAGGTGTCGGCTGCAGGAATAATCGCTGAAATAGGCGATATCAAGCGTTTCAAGAACGAAGCCTCTCTTGCTCAGTATGCTGGCCTCACCTGGACCCGGTATCAGTCGGGCGATTTTGACGCTGAAGAGCGTCGTTTGACAAAGAGCGGGAACAAATACCTCCGCTATTACTTGGTCATGGCCGCAAACTCGTTGCGGGTGCACAACGAGGAATACAAGGCTTATTACAAGACCAAGTATCAGGAGGTGCAAAAGCACCAGCATAAGAGGGCGCTGGTATTGACTGCCCGCAAACTGGTTAGGCTGGTCTTTGCGCTGCTGAGCAAAGGCCAAATCTACAAGGGGACGGTGAGGAGTTAA
- the purN gene encoding phosphoribosylglycinamide formyltransferase: MQKVKVGVLVSGTGTNLQALIDGVKRGFLPCEISVVISNKKEAFALKRAEKEGIPGYFIDEKDFREKTDYEKKIVEILKEYRVKLVVLAGYLKVLSPYFVREFHNKIINVHPSLIPSFCGKGFYGRRVHEEVIKYGVKVTGATVHFVDEGTDTGPIILQKAVPVLDEDTPESLAERVKKVEHEILPLAVKLFAEKRLVIENRRVKIMGGLGGDGEKESNNIGI; the protein is encoded by the coding sequence TTGCAAAAAGTAAAGGTGGGAGTTCTCGTTTCGGGCACAGGGACAAACCTGCAGGCTTTAATCGATGGAGTGAAGCGGGGGTTTTTACCCTGTGAGATCTCGGTAGTAATATCCAATAAAAAAGAAGCCTTTGCCCTAAAAAGAGCTGAGAAAGAAGGAATTCCGGGTTATTTCATAGATGAAAAGGATTTTAGGGAAAAAACGGATTACGAAAAAAAGATAGTAGAAATTTTAAAGGAATATAGAGTTAAGCTGGTGGTGCTTGCAGGTTATTTAAAGGTATTATCCCCGTATTTTGTAAGAGAATTTCATAATAAAATTATAAATGTTCATCCATCTTTGATACCTTCCTTTTGCGGTAAGGGTTTTTACGGCAGGAGAGTGCATGAAGAGGTAATAAAATACGGAGTAAAGGTGACGGGTGCTACGGTGCATTTTGTTGATGAAGGTACCGATACGGGACCTATTATTTTGCAAAAGGCGGTACCGGTACTGGACGAAGATACACCCGAATCCCTTGCGGAAAGGGTAAAAAAGGTGGAACATGAAATACTTCCCCTTGCAGTTAAGCTTTTTGCGGAGAAAAGGCTCGTAATAGAAAATAGAAGGGTGAAAATTATGGGAGGGCTTGGCGGTGATGGAGAAAAAGAGAGCAATAATATCGGTATATGA
- the purM gene encoding phosphoribosylformylglycinamidine cyclo-ligase yields the protein MTYKSSGVDIDAGNKAVELIKKHVRSTYRNEVIGDLGGFAGFFKLDLKKYKNPVLVSGTDGVGTKIKIAQEIDVHDTIGIDLVAMCVNDILVTGAEPLFFLDYIACGKLIPEKIEKIVKGISEGCKKAGCSLIGGETAEMPGFYAEEEYDLAGFAVGAVDEDGIIDGSGISEKDMVIGISSSGLHSNGFSLVRKVLFEKAKLSYNTYMDELGKTLGEELLTPTKIYKEDLEVLKDFRIKGIAHITGGGLVENPPRVLKEDFGFRIFTNSWEVPPIFNIIKNSGEIEEAEMFRVFNMGIGLILVVSEEEVDKILSVLKEKGEKAFVIGDVVRGERGVTFCKK from the coding sequence ATGACCTATAAATCTTCGGGTGTGGATATAGATGCGGGCAATAAGGCAGTAGAGTTAATAAAAAAACATGTGCGTTCTACTTACAGGAACGAGGTTATTGGCGATCTGGGAGGATTTGCAGGATTTTTTAAACTGGACCTTAAAAAATATAAAAATCCGGTTCTCGTTTCCGGCACCGATGGGGTAGGAACAAAAATAAAGATTGCACAGGAAATTGACGTACACGATACTATTGGGATTGACCTGGTGGCCATGTGCGTAAATGATATTCTGGTAACGGGTGCTGAGCCTCTTTTTTTCCTGGATTACATTGCCTGCGGAAAACTCATTCCCGAGAAGATAGAAAAAATTGTCAAAGGGATTTCTGAAGGATGCAAAAAAGCTGGTTGTTCTCTCATAGGTGGAGAGACGGCGGAAATGCCGGGCTTTTATGCGGAAGAAGAGTACGACCTGGCAGGATTTGCGGTGGGAGCGGTGGATGAAGATGGAATAATTGATGGATCGGGTATTTCCGAGAAGGATATGGTAATCGGCATTTCATCTTCCGGACTTCACAGCAACGGATTTTCCTTAGTAAGAAAAGTGCTTTTTGAAAAAGCAAAGCTTTCCTACAATACTTATATGGACGAACTGGGTAAAACCCTTGGAGAAGAACTTTTAACTCCCACAAAGATTTATAAAGAGGATTTAGAAGTTTTAAAGGATTTCAGAATAAAGGGGATTGCTCATATTACAGGGGGTGGCCTGGTCGAAAACCCGCCCAGGGTTTTAAAAGAGGATTTCGGTTTTCGGATTTTTACCAATAGCTGGGAAGTTCCTCCTATATTTAACATTATTAAAAACTCAGGGGAAATCGAAGAAGCCGAGATGTTCAGAGTATTTAATATGGGTATAGGACTAATCCTGGTGGTTTCTGAAGAAGAAGTGGATAAAATTTTAAGTGTACTAAAAGAAAAAGGAGAAAAAGCTTTTGTCATAGGAGATGTAGTAAGGGGAGAAAGGGGCGTCACATTTTGCAAAAAGTAA
- the purF gene encoding amidophosphoribosyltransferase: protein MGNDKLKEECGVFGVYLKETDPTIARTVFYALIALQHRGQESAGIAVSNGEEILYHKNLGLVNEVFDEKVLDSLQGKISIGHVRYSTTGSNTAVNAQPFVVKYKNGFLAVAHNGNLVNADILRRDLEEKGAFFQTTVDSEVIAHLIARETKSDLIDAIIKTMEYIKGSYALALMTLDSLIAIRDPYGLRPLCLGKLNGGYLISSESCAFNTLGAEFIRDVEPGEILVINEKGVNSIKPFNAKKSLCIFEFVYFARPDSTIDGINVHRARFNAGRILASECPCDADLVIGVPDSGTAAAMGFAYESGIPYGVGLIKNRYIGRTFIQPGQKLRSLGVRLKLNPLKEEIKGKRLVMIDDSIVRGTTSGQIVKMLKEAGAKEVHVRITSPPVKYSCYFGIDTPTKKELIASSLSIEEIMKSIGADSLGYLSTEGLIKSTGKEKGFCLGCFTGEYPVEVPREGRKYLFEKC, encoded by the coding sequence ATGGGAAATGACAAATTAAAAGAAGAATGCGGGGTTTTCGGAGTTTATTTGAAGGAAACCGATCCCACCATAGCGAGAACGGTGTTTTATGCTCTAATTGCCCTGCAGCACCGGGGTCAGGAAAGTGCGGGAATTGCTGTAAGCAATGGAGAGGAGATTCTATACCATAAAAACCTTGGGCTTGTTAACGAGGTTTTTGATGAAAAAGTTTTGGATTCCCTTCAGGGTAAAATTTCCATTGGGCATGTCAGGTATTCTACTACGGGATCTAATACTGCAGTGAATGCTCAGCCCTTCGTAGTAAAATATAAAAATGGCTTTTTAGCGGTAGCACACAATGGAAATCTGGTAAATGCAGATATTTTAAGAAGGGACCTGGAGGAGAAGGGAGCCTTTTTTCAGACAACCGTTGACAGCGAGGTAATTGCCCATCTTATTGCAAGAGAAACTAAAAGCGACCTTATCGATGCAATTATAAAAACAATGGAATACATTAAAGGTTCTTATGCCCTTGCGCTGATGACACTGGATTCTTTAATAGCCATAAGGGACCCCTATGGCTTGAGGCCTCTTTGCCTCGGAAAATTAAATGGAGGCTATTTAATTTCTTCCGAAAGCTGTGCTTTTAATACTCTTGGAGCGGAATTTATAAGAGACGTGGAACCCGGTGAGATATTAGTAATTAATGAAAAGGGAGTAAACAGCATTAAGCCTTTTAATGCAAAAAAATCCCTGTGCATATTTGAATTTGTTTACTTTGCCCGCCCCGACAGCACGATAGACGGTATAAATGTACACCGGGCCAGGTTCAATGCGGGAAGGATACTCGCCAGTGAATGCCCGTGCGATGCAGATCTGGTTATAGGTGTTCCCGATTCGGGGACGGCTGCCGCAATGGGTTTTGCTTACGAATCGGGAATTCCCTATGGGGTTGGCCTTATTAAAAACAGGTATATAGGCAGGACCTTTATCCAACCGGGGCAGAAGTTGAGAAGCCTCGGAGTTAGGTTAAAACTGAATCCTTTAAAAGAAGAAATAAAGGGGAAGAGGCTTGTCATGATAGACGATTCCATAGTTCGCGGCACAACCAGCGGGCAGATAGTAAAAATGCTGAAAGAAGCGGGAGCCAAAGAGGTACACGTTAGAATTACCTCCCCACCCGTCAAATATTCCTGCTATTTTGGCATAGATACACCTACAAAGAAAGAATTAATTGCCTCAAGTTTAAGCATAGAGGAAATTATGAAAAGCATAGGGGCGGATAGCTTAGGATATTTAAGCACCGAAGGGCTAATAAAATCTACGGGAAAGGAAAAGGGATTTTGCCTTGGGTGTTTTACAGGAGAATACCCCGTGGAAGTACCGAGAGAGGGAAGAAAGTACCTTTTTGAAAAATGCTGA
- the purE gene encoding 5-(carboxyamino)imidazole ribonucleotide mutase: MKKPLVGIIMGSDSDLPVMKEAAEVLEYFEIEYEMTIVSAHRTPERMFDYARSCADRGLEVIIAGAGGAAHLPGMVASITCLPVIGVPVKTSALQGLDSLLSIVQMPAGVPVATVAINNAKNAGLLAAEIIGIKIPEVRNKIKEYKEKMRREVEEKARNLEEKGYREYLNV; encoded by the coding sequence ATGAAAAAGCCTTTAGTAGGTATCATAATGGGCAGTGATTCCGATTTGCCTGTAATGAAAGAAGCGGCGGAGGTCCTTGAATACTTCGAAATTGAATACGAAATGACCATTGTATCAGCTCATAGAACGCCGGAAAGAATGTTTGATTACGCGAGAAGCTGTGCCGATAGGGGATTGGAGGTTATAATAGCTGGAGCCGGTGGAGCGGCTCACCTGCCGGGTATGGTGGCTTCAATAACATGCCTTCCGGTAATCGGAGTTCCCGTAAAAACTTCTGCATTACAGGGTTTGGATTCCCTTCTTTCGATTGTTCAAATGCCGGCAGGGGTACCGGTGGCTACCGTTGCCATTAACAATGCAAAAAATGCTGGTTTGCTGGCAGCGGAGATAATAGGAATAAAAATCCCCGAAGTTAGAAATAAAATAAAAGAATATAAGGAAAAGATGAGGCGGGAAGTGGAAGAAAAAGCAAGGAATTTGGAAGAAAAAGGGTACAGGGAGTATTTAAATGTGTAA
- the purQ gene encoding phosphoribosylformylglycinamidine synthase subunit PurQ encodes MRCAVIVFPGSNCDLDCYHVLKDVMGQNTEYVFHKEKFSPGDFDLIVLPGGFSYGDYLRAGAIARFSKAMESVVKASEKGKLILGICNGFQILLEAGLLEGAMMKNRDLKFHCHEVYLRVENNETPFTHLYKKGEIIKMPVAHGFGNFYAPENTLEKLKNNGQIIFTYCDKNGNVTEESNPNGSIMNIAGICNENKNVLGLMPHPERCAEEILKNTDGKRLFESVLEFIKGRAL; translated from the coding sequence ATGAGGTGTGCGGTTATTGTTTTTCCCGGTTCCAATTGCGATCTTGATTGTTATCATGTTTTAAAAGATGTTATGGGGCAAAATACGGAATATGTTTTTCACAAGGAGAAATTTTCTCCCGGGGATTTTGATTTAATAGTTCTCCCGGGGGGATTTTCCTACGGCGATTACTTAAGGGCGGGAGCTATTGCCCGTTTTTCAAAGGCTATGGAAAGTGTTGTCAAGGCTTCTGAAAAAGGAAAGCTAATTCTTGGGATTTGTAATGGGTTTCAGATTTTACTTGAAGCAGGCCTTTTAGAAGGAGCAATGATGAAAAACAGGGATCTGAAGTTTCACTGCCATGAGGTCTATTTAAGGGTGGAAAACAACGAAACGCCTTTTACTCATCTTTATAAAAAGGGTGAAATTATAAAAATGCCGGTAGCACACGGATTCGGTAATTTTTATGCCCCTGAAAATACCTTAGAAAAATTAAAAAATAACGGGCAAATAATTTTTACCTATTGTGATAAGAATGGAAATGTTACGGAGGAATCCAACCCAAACGGTTCCATCATGAATATTGCCGGCATTTGCAATGAGAATAAAAACGTTCTCGGGCTAATGCCCCATCCGGAAAGGTGTGCGGAGGAAATTCTAAAAAATACCGATGGGAAAAGGCTCTTTGAATCTGTACTGGAATTTATAAAAGGGAGGGCTCTATGA
- a CDS encoding 5-(carboxyamino)imidazole ribonucleotide synthase, with translation MKDKYGFPLTKIGIIGGGQLAKMMAQSAKRMGFFVLVLDPAPDCPASSVCDRVLVGDFYDDNKIREIAEASEVITYDIEHIATRILKILMDEGYKIFPSPALLEIIQDKFLQKQVLYAAGIPVPKFKLLESLEPGSFKSFGFPCVQKARKGGYDGRGVQVIRGYEDLKNILKVESYLEEYVDIEKELAVIVARSSKGEVKCYPVVEMIFDEQANICDMVIAPARISEDVKEEAKAVAVKTVEILNGIGVFGIELFLTKDKKILVNEVAPRPHNSGHYTIEACITSQFEQHIRAITGLPLGSTKLLMPAVMANLLGEKGYEGPPLIEGLKEALSIEGLSFHFYGKSMTKPFRKMGHITILDENIEKAIEKAVKAKKLLKITSEVRK, from the coding sequence ATGAAAGATAAATATGGATTTCCTTTAACAAAGATAGGAATCATAGGTGGGGGACAATTAGCTAAAATGATGGCGCAGAGCGCAAAAAGGATGGGCTTTTTTGTTTTGGTACTGGATCCGGCACCTGATTGCCCGGCATCTTCAGTTTGTGACAGGGTTTTGGTGGGGGATTTCTACGATGACAACAAAATAAGAGAAATTGCGGAGGCAAGTGAAGTAATCACTTATGATATTGAACATATAGCTACTCGCATCTTAAAAATACTTATGGATGAAGGATATAAAATTTTTCCTTCGCCGGCGTTGCTGGAAATAATCCAGGATAAATTTTTACAAAAACAGGTCTTATATGCTGCGGGAATTCCGGTCCCAAAGTTTAAATTGCTTGAATCTTTGGAACCAGGCAGTTTTAAAAGTTTTGGCTTTCCCTGTGTTCAAAAAGCAAGAAAAGGTGGATACGACGGCAGGGGAGTCCAGGTAATTAGAGGTTATGAGGACCTTAAAAACATTTTAAAAGTGGAATCATATTTAGAAGAGTATGTGGATATTGAAAAAGAACTTGCAGTAATTGTGGCAAGAAGCAGTAAGGGAGAAGTAAAATGTTACCCGGTGGTGGAGATGATTTTTGATGAACAAGCGAATATATGCGATATGGTTATTGCACCCGCGAGAATTTCTGAGGATGTAAAGGAAGAGGCTAAAGCAGTTGCGGTAAAAACGGTGGAAATATTAAATGGAATAGGCGTTTTTGGCATAGAATTGTTTCTGACTAAGGATAAAAAAATACTGGTAAATGAGGTGGCGCCGAGACCTCACAATTCCGGACATTATACCATTGAAGCATGTATTACAAGCCAGTTTGAACAACATATTAGAGCAATAACGGGTTTGCCCCTTGGAAGCACAAAATTACTTATGCCGGCTGTGATGGCAAATTTACTGGGAGAAAAGGGATATGAAGGTCCTCCATTAATTGAGGGTCTAAAAGAAGCCCTTTCGATAGAAGGTTTATCCTTTCATTTTTACGGGAAAAGCATGACCAAACCCTTTAGAAAGATGGGGCATATTACAATTCTCGATGAAAATATAGAAAAAGCTATAGAAAAGGCTGTAAAGGCAAAAAAATTACTAAAAATAACATCGGAGGTAAGAAAATGA